A genomic stretch from uncultured Pseudodesulfovibrio sp. includes:
- the secA gene encoding preprotein translocase subunit SecA, which produces MLKFLFGSKNDRYLKKIQPLVDQVNAFEPEMKALSDEDFPARIAMWKGQVAAGEKTLDDLMPECFALVREAGQRVFDPPMRHYDVQLIGGYVLHQGKIAEMKTGEGKTLVATLAVVLNALSGKGVHVVTVNDYLASRDAEWMGQLYNFLGLTVGVIVHGLNDQERQVAYAADITYGTNNEFGFDYLRDNMKFYKEQLVQRPLNYAIVDEVDSILIDEARTPLIISGPGEKSSGLYRRIDAIIPNLIKSSPTDPEDKDAIPDGDFVLDEKTKSITMTDAGVEKVEALLDVDNLFDPQHIALQHHVLQALKAHHCFQNDVEYIVKDNQVVLVDEFTGRLMPGRRLSDGLHQAIEAKENVKVEAENQTLASITFQNYFRMYEKLAGMTGTADTEAVEFGQIYNLEVIVIPTHQQMIRIDNPDSIYKTQEQKYQAIAEDIEDCYRRGQPTLVGTVSIEKSELLSNLLKKRKVPHSVLNAKQHEKEAEIVLEAGHRKKVTIATNMAGRGTDIKLGEGVRELGGLHIIGTERHESRRIDNQLRGRSGRQGDPGSSRFYLALDDDLMRLFGSDRLQGIMEKLGLEDGMAIENKMVSNAIEKSQTRVEGHHYEIRKQLLEYDNVMNQQREAIYSLRHDLMKAKEVEELAREYATDLIEDILEPVLDMRDPDQETIDSVRARLEEIFNFERFDAWHEVELPSREQAAEWVDDIFAYLRTSTGEHYQEILRYFMLDSLDRNWKEHLLNMDHLRDGIGLRGYGQKDPKQEYKREGFELFAELVYTIKENAMRAFSHLRIEAEVKDEEFKHEGSEELEYTDHESAKDKTAAPVKKAPKVSRNAVCPCGSGKKYKKCCGS; this is translated from the coding sequence ATGTTGAAATTCCTTTTCGGTTCGAAAAATGACCGATACCTGAAGAAAATCCAGCCCCTTGTTGACCAGGTGAATGCCTTTGAACCGGAAATGAAAGCGTTGTCCGACGAAGACTTTCCGGCCAGGATTGCCATGTGGAAGGGACAGGTTGCCGCCGGGGAAAAGACCCTGGACGACCTGATGCCCGAGTGCTTTGCTCTGGTTCGCGAGGCTGGGCAGCGCGTATTTGATCCGCCCATGCGCCACTATGACGTGCAGCTCATCGGTGGATATGTTCTCCATCAGGGCAAGATCGCGGAAATGAAGACCGGTGAGGGTAAAACCCTTGTCGCCACACTGGCGGTTGTGCTCAACGCATTGTCCGGCAAGGGCGTGCACGTTGTCACGGTCAACGATTACCTTGCTTCCCGTGACGCCGAGTGGATGGGGCAGCTCTATAATTTCCTTGGTCTGACCGTGGGCGTTATCGTGCACGGTCTGAACGATCAGGAACGTCAGGTCGCCTACGCCGCAGATATCACCTATGGAACTAACAACGAGTTCGGTTTCGATTACCTGCGCGACAACATGAAGTTCTACAAGGAACAGTTGGTTCAGCGTCCGCTCAATTACGCCATTGTGGATGAGGTTGACTCCATCCTCATTGACGAAGCGCGGACTCCGCTCATTATTTCCGGTCCCGGTGAGAAATCTTCTGGTTTGTACCGTCGTATCGACGCGATCATTCCCAATCTGATTAAATCTTCGCCTACGGACCCCGAAGACAAGGACGCAATCCCCGACGGCGATTTCGTGCTGGACGAGAAAACCAAGTCCATCACCATGACCGACGCCGGTGTCGAGAAGGTCGAAGCGCTGCTCGACGTGGACAATCTGTTCGATCCGCAGCACATAGCCCTTCAGCACCATGTGCTTCAGGCTCTCAAGGCGCACCATTGTTTCCAGAATGATGTCGAGTACATCGTCAAGGACAATCAGGTCGTACTGGTTGATGAATTCACTGGTCGTCTCATGCCGGGACGCCGTTTGTCCGACGGTCTGCATCAGGCCATCGAAGCCAAGGAGAACGTCAAGGTCGAGGCCGAAAACCAGACGTTGGCGTCCATCACTTTCCAGAACTATTTCCGCATGTACGAAAAGCTGGCCGGCATGACTGGTACGGCTGACACCGAAGCCGTGGAATTCGGCCAGATCTACAATCTTGAAGTTATCGTCATTCCCACGCATCAGCAGATGATCCGTATCGACAACCCGGACTCCATCTACAAGACGCAGGAACAGAAATACCAGGCCATCGCTGAGGATATCGAGGATTGCTACCGTCGAGGCCAGCCCACGCTGGTCGGCACGGTATCCATCGAAAAATCCGAATTGCTGTCCAACCTGCTCAAGAAACGCAAGGTTCCGCACAGCGTGCTCAATGCGAAGCAGCATGAAAAGGAAGCTGAGATCGTGCTTGAAGCCGGGCACAGGAAAAAGGTCACCATCGCCACCAATATGGCAGGTCGTGGTACCGACATCAAACTCGGCGAAGGCGTCCGCGAACTCGGTGGTCTGCACATCATCGGTACCGAGCGGCATGAATCCCGCCGTATCGACAATCAGCTCCGAGGCCGTTCCGGTCGTCAGGGCGACCCGGGTTCCTCCCGTTTCTATCTGGCTCTGGACGATGACCTCATGCGTCTGTTCGGGTCCGATCGATTGCAGGGCATCATGGAGAAGCTCGGTCTGGAAGACGGCATGGCGATCGAGAACAAAATGGTTTCCAACGCCATTGAGAAATCCCAGACCCGTGTGGAAGGGCATCACTACGAGATTCGTAAGCAGCTTCTGGAGTATGACAATGTCATGAACCAGCAGCGTGAAGCCATCTATTCCCTGCGTCATGACCTGATGAAGGCCAAGGAAGTGGAAGAGCTGGCACGGGAATACGCTACCGACCTCATCGAAGATATCCTGGAACCCGTTTTGGATATGCGAGACCCGGATCAGGAAACCATTGATTCCGTGCGTGCCCGTCTGGAAGAAATATTCAACTTCGAGCGGTTCGATGCCTGGCATGAGGTCGAATTGCCGAGCCGGGAACAGGCGGCAGAGTGGGTGGATGACATCTTCGCCTACCTGCGTACGTCCACCGGTGAGCATTATCAGGAAATTCTGCGCTACTTCATGCTCGATTCCCTGGACCGCAACTGGAAGGAACATCTGCTCAACATGGATCATCTGCGCGACGGTATCGGCCTGCGCGGTTACGGGCAGAAAGACCCCAAGCAGGAGTACAAGCGCGAAGGCTTCGAACTGTTTGCCGAGCTGGTTTATACCATTAAGGAAAACGCCATGCGCGCCTTCTCCCACCTGCGGATCGAGGCTGAAGTCAAGGACGAAGAATTCAAACATGAAGGTTCCGAAGAACTGGAATATACCGACCATGAGTCTGCAAAGGATAAGACTGCTGCGCCGGTCAAGAAGGCTCCCAAGGTATCTCGTAACGCTGTCTGTCCCTGCGGCAGTGGCAAGAAATACAAGAAGTGCTGCGGCTCGTAA
- a CDS encoding AraC family transcriptional regulator: protein MTETHTMHTAEEMIDSSANFEIWPFTEGTGCPVSDIREPHLHDYYAVQFVTEGKGVHVIDFQPYEIAANSLYFVSPHQLHLWRPEGGLKGYVMAFTEDFLRSPESPVVNMTDLEFFYSTAHLPLFHASTDQAATLLDLMEKMWTEFDERNEGFVSVLRAFFHIFMVNLQRMYSEELRAESTGVEPDLVRRFKKMVAEKYLLQMSVQEYADALGVSVSRLNSAVKEATRTTPGQIVRSEMVMAAKRMLAHSDMNVSEICFELSFDDPSYFGRFFKREAGVTPSNFREQMREKYHSFAR, encoded by the coding sequence ATGACAGAGACGCATACGATGCATACGGCCGAGGAAATGATCGACTCATCGGCCAATTTCGAAATATGGCCGTTCACCGAGGGGACAGGATGTCCCGTCTCGGATATCCGCGAACCTCATTTGCATGACTATTACGCCGTTCAGTTTGTCACTGAAGGCAAGGGCGTGCATGTCATTGATTTTCAGCCCTATGAGATTGCCGCGAATTCTCTGTATTTCGTGTCGCCGCATCAGCTTCATCTGTGGCGGCCTGAAGGGGGCCTGAAAGGATATGTCATGGCTTTCACCGAGGATTTTCTGCGTTCGCCCGAGTCACCTGTCGTCAATATGACGGACCTGGAATTCTTTTACAGCACGGCACATCTTCCTTTGTTTCATGCCTCAACGGATCAGGCCGCGACACTGCTCGACCTGATGGAGAAAATGTGGACTGAATTTGATGAACGCAATGAGGGGTTCGTGTCTGTCCTGCGCGCTTTTTTTCATATTTTCATGGTCAATCTCCAGCGCATGTACAGTGAGGAGTTGAGGGCTGAGTCCACAGGGGTTGAGCCGGATCTGGTTCGCCGATTCAAGAAAATGGTTGCCGAAAAGTACCTCTTGCAGATGTCCGTGCAGGAATACGCAGATGCCCTGGGGGTGAGCGTGTCCCGGTTGAATTCCGCGGTCAAGGAAGCCACCCGGACCACGCCCGGCCAGATCGTGCGCAGCGAAATGGTCATGGCTGCCAAACGGATGCTTGCCCATTCCGATATGAATGTTTCGGAAATCTGTTTTGAACTCAGTTTTGACGACCCATCCTATTTTGGTCGTTTCTTCAAGCGGGAAGCTGGAGTCACACCATCGAATTTTCGGGAACAGATGCGCGAAAAGTACCATTCTTTTGCACGATAG
- a CDS encoding 4Fe-4S binding protein: protein MTLNEVHEAIARIGCLSMTTLDGDTMHSRIISVCGGDEDGIYFLTMDTKPFYHQLKADPRISVSGIYPHGRKEGKNAAGQPYFAPGFTLRITGEAREVSQNVMQAKADAGHDVMRYVLEDQERYPAVRLFCLYKGKGEVFDFDFEEEHRDHKLERSRFSFGGEIHNEAGCWITTDCVRCGECLEVCTFKAIVPGEPYSINGARCDECGSCVRTCPQGAIELPLTL, encoded by the coding sequence ATGACGTTGAATGAAGTACACGAGGCTATTGCCAGGATCGGCTGCCTCTCCATGACGACTCTGGACGGCGACACCATGCACAGCCGCATCATCAGTGTATGCGGTGGTGACGAAGATGGTATTTATTTCCTGACAATGGATACCAAGCCGTTCTATCACCAGCTCAAGGCTGACCCTCGAATTTCCGTGAGCGGAATTTATCCGCATGGTCGTAAGGAAGGAAAGAATGCGGCGGGCCAGCCGTATTTTGCTCCCGGTTTCACGTTGCGCATCACTGGAGAGGCGCGTGAAGTTTCTCAGAACGTCATGCAGGCCAAGGCCGACGCGGGCCATGACGTGATGCGGTATGTCCTTGAGGATCAGGAGCGGTATCCAGCCGTTCGGCTGTTCTGTCTCTACAAGGGCAAGGGCGAGGTATTCGACTTTGATTTTGAGGAAGAACATCGCGATCATAAATTGGAACGTTCCCGTTTTTCCTTTGGCGGTGAAATCCACAATGAGGCTGGATGCTGGATAACGACCGACTGTGTGCGTTGCGGGGAATGTCTAGAGGTGTGCACTTTCAAGGCAATAGTGCCCGGCGAGCCGTATTCCATCAACGGGGCGCGGTGTGACGAATGCGGCAGTTGTGTCCGAACCTGTCCGCAGGGAGCCATTGAACTGCCCTTGACATTGTAA
- a CDS encoding Nif11-like leader peptide family natural product precursor: MSQDEVTRLVNDVMSNPALVSEAKEVKDQAGMAEFVTSKGYSLTEEELEQIWTMAVNYMGVQG; encoded by the coding sequence GTGAGCCAAGATGAAGTAACACGCCTGGTTAATGACGTCATGTCCAACCCGGCTCTGGTCAGCGAGGCCAAAGAGGTCAAGGATCAGGCCGGAATGGCGGAATTCGTCACTTCCAAAGGATATTCCCTGACCGAAGAAGAGTTGGAACAAATCTGGACCATGGCGGTCAATTATATGGGAGTGCAGGGATAA
- a CDS encoding CreA family protein, with amino-acid sequence MKSYICPSRKRRSAFGRFTRVLMLAFLVCIVVPASVSSETIGTVDTVFHMFSRDDDIVVEAFDDPAIPGVTCYLSRARKGGVKGMIGVAEDPSDASIECVRTGDINVPENIRNGKMNGEKVFKKGTSLVFKSMQVVRFYDKKRDVIVYMVYSDRMVEGSPKNSVTVVKVK; translated from the coding sequence ATGAAATCCTACATTTGTCCTTCAAGAAAGCGCCGCTCGGCCTTTGGTCGCTTTACCCGCGTGTTGATGCTTGCCTTTCTGGTGTGCATAGTGGTACCCGCCTCCGTGTCTTCTGAAACCATCGGCACAGTTGATACCGTATTCCACATGTTCTCCCGCGATGACGACATCGTGGTGGAGGCCTTTGACGACCCGGCCATACCGGGTGTGACCTGCTACCTGAGCCGTGCGCGCAAGGGCGGGGTCAAAGGGATGATCGGCGTGGCTGAAGACCCCTCTGATGCCTCTATTGAGTGCGTCCGCACCGGGGACATAAACGTGCCGGAGAATATCCGAAACGGCAAAATGAATGGAGAAAAGGTGTTCAAGAAGGGCACCTCGCTGGTCTTCAAATCCATGCAGGTGGTCCGTTTCTATGACAAGAAGCGAGATGTCATAGTCTACATGGTATACAGCGACAGAATGGTCGAAGGATCACCCAAGAACAGCGTCACGGTTGTTAAAGTCAAATAA